A segment of the Acidobacteriota bacterium genome:
CTTCATCAATGTCGACGACGCCGACTGGTGCCGCCGAGCTCTGGACGCCGGATATCGTCTGCGCTACGAGCCTGCCAGCGTGCTTTGGCACAAGGTGGCGGCCTCCACCGCCGGTTCCTACACTCCTCTGAAAACCTTCCACACCGGCCGCAGCAACGCCATCTACGTGCGTCGTCACGAGGGAATGGGGGGAATCCTCGCCTTTGCTCTCGCCAACCTGGTGACCTTGCCGGCAGCGGCGTTGCGGGAGCTCTTCCGCGGCAATCTGCGCTCCGTGATCTCCAAGGCTCGAGGCGTGCTGCGGGGCCTCCGCGACCCGCTGCCGCCGGTACCTTCTCTCACCGCTGGCGCGCCCGCCGGCCCGGATTCCTCCCGTTGAGACGCTTCCCGTTGAGGTTCCGAGCGTGAAGAAGCCCGCGGTCAGCCTGCTGCCGGAGGAGTGGAAGGTTCAGCTGCCGGTCTTCGAAGGGCCGCTGGACCTCCTCCTGCACCTGGTCAAGGTCAATGAGGTGGAGATCTACGACATCCCGGTGCTCACGGTCTGCGACCAATTCCATGAGTACCTGAGCCTGATGGAGGAGCTCAACCTCGACATTGCCGCGGAGTTCATCTACGAGGCGGCGCTGCTCATCCAGCTCAAGTCCCGGCTGCTGCTGCCCAAGGTCAAGACCGAAGACGGCGAGCCGGAGGAGGACCCACGGGAGGTGCTGGTACAGCGGCTGCTGGAATACCGGCGGCTCAAGGAGGCGGCTCAGGAGCTGGCGGAAGTGGAGCGCCTACGCTTGGGCATGTGGACCCGCCAGGCCCGCCCGCCGCGCCTCGACCCCCTGGCCGAGGACGAGATGGAGCTGGGAGATATCTCCCTCTACGATCTGCTGGCGGCGTTCAAGCAGGTGCTGGTGCGCTATGACAAGGAGCACCCACCGCCGATCCATCTGCGCGGCGAGGTCTATTCCGTGCGCGATCAGCTACGGCGCCTGCTGGATCGGCTGGAACCGGCCCGGCCGCTGGACTTCCTCGACGACCTGCGCCTGCTATCCTGCCGCGCCGAGGCCATCGCCGCCTTCTTGGCGGTGTTGGAGATGGCCAAGCTGAGCCTGGTGCGGCTGCACCAGACCGAGACCGGGGAGATCCTGCTCTACCGGACCACCCGCGAGATCCAGGAGCAGGAGTTGGAGACCATCCAAGGATGAGCGAATCGAAAGAAATGGAGGCGGCCCTGGAGGCCGTGCTCTTCGTATCTCCGGAACCGGTGTCCCGGGCCCGTCTGCTGGGGCTCTTCGACGAGGAGGAGCAGGACGCCGCCAAGGAAGCTCTCGCCACGGTATTGGAGCGCTATACCCCCACCGCCGAGTCCGGCGAGGATGGCCGCGGCGTGATGGTGGAGGAAGTGGCCGGCGGCGTGCGGTTGATCACCCGACCGGAGATGAACGACTGGCTACGGCGCTTTTTCGAGTCCGGCGCCTCCAAGAAGCTCTCCATGGGCGCCTTGGAGACCCTCGCCATCGTCGCCTACCGCCAGCCCATTACCGCCCCGGAGATCCAGGAGCTGCGCAGCGTCAATCCCTCCGGCGTGCTCAAGACGCTCCTGGAGCGCCGCATGGTACGCATCGCCGGCCGCAAGGAGGTGGTGGGGCGCCCCTTCCTCTACGCCACCACCCAGCATTTCCTCTTGCACTTCGGCCTCAAGAGCCTGAAGGACCTGCCGCCGCTGGAGGAGTTCGAAGAGGCCCTCGCCGGCGAGGGCTTGGGCGAGCTTCTCGGCGGTACCGATCTCGAAGAGGAAGTGCTGCGGGAAGCGGCGGAGATCGAGGAGCGGGACGAGGAACGGGAAGACCGGGCGGAGGAGCTGGCGGAGGCTCTGGAGCACGAGGCGGCGGAAGCGGAAGAAGAAGACGACGAAGAAGGTTCGGAGGCTCCGGATGGCGAGGGTCCCCCGGAGGGTGACTTCGCAGACGATGATCTCGCAGATGGGGACACCGAGCCGGAGGAGCTGGAAGAGAGCGAAGAACTCGACGACGAGTCCGAAGACTCCGACGAGCCCGAGGACCTGGAAGATCCCGAGGATCCCGAGGAAGGAACCACCCATGAGTGAGGAACGCCTGCAAAAGGTATTGGCCCGGGCCGGTGTCGCCTCGCGGCGCAAGGTCGAGGAGATGATTCGCCAGGGCTTGGTGACGGTCAACGGCCAGGTTGCCACCCTCGGGGACCGGGCGGACCTGGAGAAGGACGCGGTGAAGGTGGACGGCAAGCGCATCCATCCCATGACCGCCCCCCATCTCTATCTGCTCCTGCACAAACCTTCCGGGGTGATGAGCACCGTCTCGGATCCGGAGGGGCGGGAAACCCTCCTCGACCTGGTACCGCCGGCGCTGCACAAGGGGTTGGTGCCGGTGGGGCGGCTAGATTTCATGACCACCGGCCTGATCCTCCTCACCACCGACGGCGAGTTCGCCCACCGCGTCGCCCACCCCCGCTACGGCTGCACCAAGACCTACGAGGTCAAGGTCAAGGGACAACCCGACGCCATCGCCCTGCGGCGGCTACGGGAGGGGATCGCCATCGAGGGGCGCAAGACCGCGCCGGCGGAGGTGGAGCACCGGCCCCTGCCCAAGGCCGTGGCCAGCGACGAGAACACCTGGTGGACGGTGAGCCTCACCGAGGGCCGCACGCGCCAGATTCGCGAGATGTTCCTACGCGTGGGGCATCCGGTGCTCAAGCTTCGCCGGGTGGCCATCGGCACCGTGCGGGACGATCATCTGCCCCAGGGCAAGCTGCGGGAGCTCACCGAAAAGGAAGTCGAGAGCCTGCGCAAGGGCGTGCGGGAGCGCCCGGCGAAACAACGGGGGAGCGGTGGAAAACGAGGCCGCCCGCCGAAGCCCAAGGACGATCGGGAGCGCGGTGGCAAGAAGACCGGCAAAGCCCCCGGCCAGCGATCCGGTGGGGGCAAGCCCGGTGGCGCCAAGCCTCGAGGGGGTAGGCCCTCTGGGAGCAAGCCCGGCGGGAAGGGACCCGGAGGGCGCGGCCCCTCCGGAAAGGGCCCCGCCAGGAAAGGACCTGCCAGGAGGGGGACGGGTAGCCAGGGGCCTGGCGGTAAGGGCTCGGGCGGCAAGGGCTCGGGAGGGAAAGGCTCCGGAGGCCGGCGCCCGGGAGGCAAAGGACGGCGATGAGCGGGGGCGAGCAACTCGTCGTGGCCATCGACGGGCCCTCCGGCGTCGGCAAGAGCACCGCCGCCCGGGAGTTGGCCCGGCGCCTCGGCGTGCCCTATCTGGACACCGGGGCGATGTATCGCTCCCTGGGGCTCAAGGCGCTCCGGGAGGGGTTGGATCCG
Coding sequences within it:
- a CDS encoding segregation/condensation protein A produces the protein MKKPAVSLLPEEWKVQLPVFEGPLDLLLHLVKVNEVEIYDIPVLTVCDQFHEYLSLMEELNLDIAAEFIYEAALLIQLKSRLLLPKVKTEDGEPEEDPREVLVQRLLEYRRLKEAAQELAEVERLRLGMWTRQARPPRLDPLAEDEMELGDISLYDLLAAFKQVLVRYDKEHPPPIHLRGEVYSVRDQLRRLLDRLEPARPLDFLDDLRLLSCRAEAIAAFLAVLEMAKLSLVRLHQTETGEILLYRTTREIQEQELETIQG
- the scpB gene encoding SMC-Scp complex subunit ScpB; amino-acid sequence: MSESKEMEAALEAVLFVSPEPVSRARLLGLFDEEEQDAAKEALATVLERYTPTAESGEDGRGVMVEEVAGGVRLITRPEMNDWLRRFFESGASKKLSMGALETLAIVAYRQPITAPEIQELRSVNPSGVLKTLLERRMVRIAGRKEVVGRPFLYATTQHFLLHFGLKSLKDLPPLEEFEEALAGEGLGELLGGTDLEEEVLREAAEIEERDEEREDRAEELAEALEHEAAEAEEEDDEEGSEAPDGEGPPEGDFADDDLADGDTEPEELEESEELDDESEDSDEPEDLEDPEDPEEGTTHE
- a CDS encoding pseudouridine synthase yields the protein MSEERLQKVLARAGVASRRKVEEMIRQGLVTVNGQVATLGDRADLEKDAVKVDGKRIHPMTAPHLYLLLHKPSGVMSTVSDPEGRETLLDLVPPALHKGLVPVGRLDFMTTGLILLTTDGEFAHRVAHPRYGCTKTYEVKVKGQPDAIALRRLREGIAIEGRKTAPAEVEHRPLPKAVASDENTWWTVSLTEGRTRQIREMFLRVGHPVLKLRRVAIGTVRDDHLPQGKLRELTEKEVESLRKGVRERPAKQRGSGGKRGRPPKPKDDRERGGKKTGKAPGQRSGGGKPGGAKPRGGRPSGSKPGGKGPGGRGPSGKGPARKGPARRGTGSQGPGGKGSGGKGSGGKGSGGRRPGGKGRR